A single genomic interval of Arthrobacter methylotrophus harbors:
- the tal gene encoding transaldolase produces MTTTPTQQLSAAGVSIWLDDLSRERLSSGSLQKLIDEKNVVGVTTNPSIFHAAITSGSDYDAVIAGLAAKGASVEETIFEITTTDVADACDLFAPVAAATKGVDGRVSIEVDPRLAWDTEGTIAEAKHLYKKVNKDNVLIKIPATLEGLQAITATLAEGISVNVTLIFSLERYRAVINAFQSGLELAKENGHDLSRIHSVASFFVSRVDSEIDKRLDALGTEEAKALKGKAGVANARLAYQVYEELFSTERWAVLAEAGALPQRPLWASTGVKDPAYPDTLYVTGLVAADVVNTMPEKTLDATFDHGVVTGDTITGTYEEANSVLNALEGLGISYNDVVAQLESEGLEKFVASWKELLADVEGALASARKAS; encoded by the coding sequence ATGACTACGACTCCCACCCAGCAACTCTCCGCCGCCGGCGTGTCCATCTGGTTGGATGACCTTTCACGGGAACGTCTTTCCAGCGGCAGCCTGCAGAAGCTCATCGACGAGAAGAACGTTGTCGGTGTGACCACCAACCCGTCGATTTTCCACGCCGCGATCACTTCCGGCAGCGACTACGACGCCGTGATCGCCGGGCTCGCCGCGAAGGGCGCAAGCGTCGAGGAGACGATCTTCGAGATCACCACCACCGATGTTGCCGATGCCTGCGATCTGTTCGCCCCGGTCGCCGCCGCGACCAAGGGCGTGGACGGCCGGGTCTCCATCGAGGTGGATCCCCGCCTGGCGTGGGACACCGAAGGCACCATCGCCGAGGCCAAGCACCTTTACAAGAAGGTCAACAAGGACAACGTCCTGATCAAGATCCCGGCAACCCTGGAAGGCCTCCAGGCCATCACGGCTACCCTGGCCGAGGGCATCAGCGTCAACGTGACCCTGATCTTCTCCCTGGAACGCTACCGGGCCGTCATCAACGCTTTCCAGTCCGGCCTGGAGCTGGCGAAGGAAAACGGTCACGATCTCTCCCGGATCCACTCCGTGGCGTCCTTCTTCGTCTCCCGCGTGGATTCCGAGATCGACAAGCGCCTGGACGCCCTGGGCACCGAGGAAGCCAAGGCCCTCAAGGGCAAGGCAGGCGTGGCCAACGCCCGGCTCGCGTACCAGGTCTACGAAGAGCTGTTCTCCACCGAACGCTGGGCCGTCCTGGCCGAAGCCGGTGCGCTCCCGCAGCGTCCGCTGTGGGCCTCCACGGGTGTGAAGGACCCGGCCTACCCCGACACCCTGTACGTGACCGGACTGGTCGCCGCCGACGTCGTGAACACCATGCCGGAAAAGACCCTCGACGCCACGTTCGATCACGGCGTGGTCACCGGGGACACCATCACGGGCACCTACGAGGAAGCAAACAGCGTCCTGAACGCACTGGAGGGCCTGGGTATTTCCTACAACGACGTCGTCGCCCAGCTTGAGTCCGAGGGCCTGGAGAAGTTCGTGGCCAGCTGGAAGGAACTCCTGGCCGACGTCGAAGGTGCCCTTGCCTCTGCACGGAAGGCTTCCTAA
- a CDS encoding glucose-6-phosphate dehydrogenase assembly protein OpcA, which produces MIVDLPDTTTSKISKKITSLREQGGVIALGRVLTLVVVTKSGLEEEAIEAANDASREHPCRIIVLADAGAQAPTRLDAQIRVGGDAGASEVIVLRGYGELAKESESLVAALLLPDAPIVAWWPNGAPENACETSIGRIAHRRITDSANEPDPAAALARIRKTYRAGDTDLAWTRLTNWRLQLAAALDQVDESPVTAIEVEGASDSPSTILLAAWLTLFLEAPVQIVADPAGTGIRRVRLSRATGDVQLVRPGLTIAELTQPGQPAQRISLPRRSLRDCLAEELRRLDPDDVFGEVITMGLPRTNSKE; this is translated from the coding sequence ATGATCGTAGACCTGCCGGACACCACCACCTCCAAGATCTCCAAGAAGATCACCTCCCTGCGCGAGCAAGGAGGCGTGATCGCCCTCGGACGCGTCCTGACCCTGGTAGTGGTCACCAAATCCGGGCTGGAAGAAGAAGCCATCGAGGCAGCCAACGACGCCAGCCGCGAACACCCCTGCCGCATCATCGTCCTCGCGGACGCCGGCGCCCAGGCACCGACCCGCCTCGACGCCCAGATCCGGGTCGGCGGGGACGCCGGGGCCTCGGAAGTCATCGTGCTGCGCGGCTACGGGGAACTCGCCAAGGAAAGCGAATCCCTCGTCGCGGCCCTGCTCCTGCCCGACGCACCCATCGTGGCCTGGTGGCCGAACGGCGCCCCCGAGAACGCCTGCGAGACCTCCATCGGACGCATCGCGCACCGCCGGATCACCGACTCCGCCAACGAACCCGACCCCGCAGCAGCACTGGCCCGGATCCGGAAAACCTACCGGGCAGGAGACACCGACCTCGCCTGGACACGCCTGACCAACTGGCGCCTCCAACTCGCCGCCGCCCTGGACCAAGTGGACGAATCCCCCGTCACGGCGATCGAAGTCGAGGGCGCCTCCGATTCACCCAGCACCATCCTCCTCGCCGCCTGGCTCACGCTGTTCCTCGAGGCTCCGGTCCAAATCGTCGCCGATCCCGCCGGAACGGGGATCCGCCGCGTGCGGCTCAGCCGTGCCACCGGCGACGTCCAACTGGTCCGCCCCGGACTGACCATCGCCGAACTCACCCAACCAGGCCAGCCCGCCCAACGGATCTCCCTCCCGCGCCGCAGCCTGCGGGACTGCCTCGCCGAAGAACTACGCCGCCTCGACCCGGACGATGTCTTCGGAGAAGTGATTACTATGGGACTGCCCCGAACGAATAGCAAGGAGTGA
- the zwf gene encoding glucose-6-phosphate dehydrogenase: MPETEIGYRSTGKATRRNPLRDPRDRRLNRIAGPSSLVLFGVTGDLARKKLLPAVYDLANRGLLPPSFALVGFGRRDWSSEDFANEVRANVKAYSRTPFDEVVWGQLSEGIRFVQGEFDDDQAFKRLSATLDELDETRGTRGNHAFYLSIPPKAFEQVCRQLSRHGLAQAGDGQWRRVVIEKPFGHDLESARQLNDIVESVFPPDAVFRIDHYLGKETVQNILALRFANQLFEPLWNANYVDHVQITMAEDIGTGGRAGYYDGVGAARDVIQNHLLQLLALTAMEEPISFNADDLRAEKEKVLAAVRLPEDLSTHSARGQFTGGWQGGELVQGYLDEDGIPADSKTETFAAIRLDIHTRRWAGAPFYLRAGKRLGRRVTEIAVVFKRAPNLLFRGHGEDDFGQNAVVIRVQPDEGATIRFGSKVPGTQMEVRDVTMDFGYGHSFTESSPEAYERLILDVLLGEPPLFPRHAEVEESWKILDPFEDYWASLDEQPEPYAPGSWGPASADELLARDGRTWRRP, translated from the coding sequence ATGCCAGAAACTGAAATCGGTTACAGGTCCACCGGAAAGGCTACCCGCCGCAATCCCCTCCGGGATCCGCGTGACCGCCGTCTGAACCGCATTGCCGGGCCGTCATCGCTGGTGCTCTTCGGAGTCACCGGTGATCTTGCCCGTAAGAAACTCCTTCCCGCAGTGTACGACCTCGCCAACCGGGGGCTGTTGCCGCCGAGTTTCGCGTTGGTCGGCTTTGGCCGGCGCGACTGGAGTAGCGAGGACTTCGCCAACGAGGTCAGGGCGAACGTCAAAGCGTATTCCCGGACGCCGTTTGATGAGGTGGTGTGGGGCCAGCTTTCCGAGGGTATCCGTTTCGTGCAGGGGGAGTTCGATGACGATCAGGCGTTCAAGCGTCTGAGTGCCACTCTTGATGAACTGGATGAGACCCGGGGAACGCGGGGGAATCATGCGTTCTATCTCTCGATTCCGCCCAAGGCCTTCGAGCAGGTCTGCCGGCAGCTCTCCCGCCACGGTCTGGCCCAGGCCGGGGACGGGCAGTGGCGGCGGGTGGTGATCGAGAAGCCCTTCGGTCATGACCTGGAATCCGCCCGGCAGCTGAACGATATTGTGGAGTCCGTGTTCCCGCCGGACGCGGTGTTCCGTATCGATCATTACCTGGGCAAGGAAACGGTGCAGAACATCCTGGCACTGCGTTTCGCGAACCAGCTCTTCGAGCCTTTGTGGAACGCGAACTATGTGGACCATGTCCAGATCACGATGGCCGAGGACATCGGCACGGGGGGCCGTGCAGGGTATTACGACGGCGTCGGGGCGGCACGGGACGTGATCCAGAACCACCTGTTGCAGTTGCTCGCGTTGACGGCCATGGAAGAGCCGATTTCCTTCAACGCCGATGACCTGCGGGCCGAGAAGGAAAAGGTCCTGGCCGCGGTCAGGCTGCCCGAGGACCTGTCCACCCACTCGGCCCGGGGCCAGTTCACCGGCGGCTGGCAAGGCGGGGAACTGGTCCAGGGGTATTTGGACGAGGACGGCATCCCGGCCGATTCGAAGACCGAAACGTTCGCCGCGATCCGCCTGGATATCCATACCCGGCGCTGGGCCGGGGCACCGTTTTACCTGCGTGCCGGTAAACGCCTCGGGCGCCGGGTCACGGAGATCGCCGTGGTGTTCAAACGCGCACCGAACCTGCTCTTCCGCGGGCACGGGGAGGATGACTTCGGTCAGAACGCGGTGGTGATCCGGGTCCAGCCCGACGAGGGCGCCACGATCCGGTTCGGGTCCAAGGTCCCGGGCACGCAGATGGAAGTCCGCGACGTGACCATGGACTTCGGCTACGGGCACTCCTTCACCGAGTCCAGCCCCGAAGCGTACGAACGGCTCATCCTGGACGTGCTCCTGGGCGAACCCCCGCTGTTCCCGCGGCACGCCGAAGTCGAGGAGTCCTGGAAGATCCTTGACCCGTTCGAGGACTACTGGGCGTCCCTGGACGAACAACCCGAACCCTACGCTCCCGGCAGCTGGGGCCCGGCCTCGGCCGATGAGCTGCTTGCCCGCGACGGACGAACCTGGAGAAGGCCATGA
- a CDS encoding glucose-6-phosphate isomerase: MSTLSYDASGAAQQAIEQHVPALVEDRIATRIFAKDHTLWGPDAESESAIRLGWVDAATVSRSLVEGILELRDALRAEGVSRIVLCGMGGSSLAPEVIAGTAGVELTVLDSTDPEQLGAALTDRLAQTAIVVSSKSGSTVETDSQRRVFEQAFTLAGIDAKSRIIIVTDPGSPLDKASREAGYRAVFNADPNVGGRFSALTAFGLVPSGLAGVDIQAFLDEAEEAAEILNEDSPENIGLRLGAALGGTTPLRNKILIVEDGSGIVGFADWAEQLIAESTGKLGTGVLPVVAGPSAPEVSSGADDVLVIRLVGADSDVELGENEAAIAGGLATQMFLWEFATSVAGRLLGINPFDQPDVEAAKIAARGLLDARPEPTPAAFTDGAIEVRGGDWLRGAATAEEAVGALLGTLDDDSYLSVQAYFDRIAYAGFEGVRDELARLSGRPVTFGWGPRFLHSTGQFHKGGPAIGSFLQVTASANGDIAIPERPFTFGQLIAAQAAGDAQVLENHGRPVLRLHLTDRGAGVAQLQDIIAALAGQTSPLES; encoded by the coding sequence ATGAGCACTCTCAGCTACGACGCCAGCGGTGCTGCGCAGCAGGCCATCGAGCAGCACGTCCCGGCACTTGTTGAAGACCGGATTGCCACCAGGATTTTCGCGAAGGACCACACCTTGTGGGGTCCCGATGCCGAATCCGAGTCCGCCATCCGTCTTGGATGGGTGGACGCGGCGACCGTTTCCCGGTCCTTGGTCGAAGGAATCCTGGAACTCCGGGATGCCCTCAGGGCAGAAGGTGTCTCCCGCATTGTCCTGTGTGGCATGGGCGGTTCTTCGCTTGCTCCGGAGGTCATTGCCGGCACCGCCGGCGTCGAGCTGACCGTGCTGGACAGCACCGACCCCGAACAGCTCGGTGCCGCCCTGACGGACCGCCTGGCCCAGACCGCTATCGTGGTCTCGTCCAAGTCCGGCTCTACCGTGGAAACCGACTCGCAGCGACGGGTGTTCGAGCAGGCCTTCACCTTGGCCGGCATCGATGCCAAGAGCCGCATCATCATCGTGACCGATCCGGGGTCCCCGCTGGACAAGGCCTCCCGGGAAGCCGGCTACCGGGCCGTCTTCAACGCGGACCCGAACGTCGGCGGCCGCTTCTCGGCGCTCACGGCTTTCGGGCTGGTCCCCAGCGGCCTCGCCGGAGTCGATATCCAGGCATTCCTGGACGAGGCCGAGGAAGCAGCGGAGATCCTGAACGAGGACTCCCCCGAAAACATCGGGCTCCGGCTCGGCGCTGCCCTGGGCGGCACCACCCCGCTGCGCAACAAGATCCTCATCGTCGAAGACGGCTCCGGCATTGTCGGCTTCGCGGACTGGGCCGAACAACTCATCGCCGAGTCCACCGGCAAGCTCGGCACGGGCGTGCTGCCGGTCGTTGCCGGTCCTTCCGCCCCCGAGGTCAGCAGCGGCGCGGACGACGTCCTGGTGATCCGCCTGGTCGGTGCGGACTCCGACGTCGAACTCGGTGAGAACGAAGCGGCGATCGCCGGTGGCCTGGCCACGCAGATGTTCCTCTGGGAATTCGCCACCTCGGTCGCAGGGCGCCTGCTGGGCATCAACCCCTTCGACCAGCCCGACGTCGAAGCGGCCAAGATCGCCGCGCGCGGCCTGCTGGACGCCCGTCCCGAACCCACCCCCGCCGCGTTCACCGACGGCGCGATCGAAGTACGCGGCGGTGACTGGCTCCGTGGTGCAGCCACCGCAGAGGAAGCCGTCGGAGCCCTCTTGGGAACGCTCGACGACGACAGTTACCTCAGCGTCCAGGCCTACTTCGACCGGATCGCGTACGCCGGGTTCGAGGGTGTCCGTGACGAACTCGCCCGCCTCAGCGGCCGCCCGGTCACCTTCGGCTGGGGTCCGCGCTTCCTGCACTCCACCGGACAGTTCCACAAGGGCGGCCCGGCCATCGGTTCATTCCTGCAGGTAACGGCTTCCGCGAACGGCGACATCGCCATCCCGGAACGGCCGTTCACTTTCGGTCAGCTCATCGCGGCCCAGGCCGCCGGCGATGCCCAGGTCCTGGAGAACCACGGCCGTCCGGTCCTGCGCCTGCACCTCACGGATCGCGGAGCCGGGGTCGCCCAGCTCCAGGACATCATCGCTGCGCTTGCCGGCCAGACCAGCCCGCTCGAAAGCTAA
- the secG gene encoding preprotein translocase subunit SecG gives MDVLQVILQILLGITSLLLTLLILLHKGRGGGLSDMFGGGMSSGLSSSGVAERNLNRFTIVLGCTWGVVIIGLGLIMRFTSGGNS, from the coding sequence GTGGACGTTCTTCAAGTCATTCTGCAGATTCTGCTGGGCATCACCAGTCTTCTGCTGACGCTGCTCATCCTCCTGCACAAGGGGCGTGGCGGCGGGTTGTCCGATATGTTTGGCGGTGGCATGAGCTCGGGACTGAGTTCTTCGGGTGTCGCAGAACGAAACCTCAACCGCTTCACCATCGTTTTGGGCTGCACTTGGGGCGTCGTGATCATCGGACTCGGCCTCATTATGAGGTTCACTTCGGGCGGTAATTCCTAG
- a CDS encoding RNA polymerase-binding protein RbpA — MMVHGTSGFRGTRAGVTAGSSPRNKPDPLVGESLPRIRVPYWCAKGHETRLVFIKLPEDQIPYRWDCPKCGLIAVREQGEATMERADEEVVKSHLDYVKERRSSQDAEMVLAGALKRLRARRILTDELLGDP, encoded by the coding sequence ATGATGGTTCATGGTACTTCAGGTTTCCGGGGCACGCGGGCTGGCGTAACAGCTGGCTCTTCCCCAAGAAACAAGCCCGACCCGCTCGTTGGCGAGAGCCTGCCGCGTATTCGTGTCCCTTATTGGTGCGCCAAGGGACACGAGACGCGGCTCGTTTTCATTAAGCTCCCGGAAGACCAGATTCCGTATCGGTGGGACTGCCCGAAATGTGGTCTGATTGCCGTTCGCGAACAAGGCGAGGCGACCATGGAGCGGGCGGACGAAGAAGTCGTCAAGAGTCACCTGGATTACGTTAAAGAAAGACGCTCCAGCCAAGACGCGGAAATGGTCCTGGCCGGAGCGCTCAAGCGGCTACGCGCCCGCAGGATCCTTACGGATGAGCTGCTGGGGGACCCGTGA
- the pgl gene encoding 6-phosphogluconolactonase: MSANPRVSIHPDSAVLMAAIAARLITKLVDVQDKHGEATVVLTGGTVGIGTLKAVADSPAAPAVDWSRVNFWWGDERFVGKDSQDRNTVQAREALLSSLPVDPARVHEPGSSDEFATAEDAAVDYAARLKAAAEAEHAADTSDNRPEEAGELPRFDVLLLGIGPDAHIASLFPEQAGIRVQDRTVVGVENSPKPPPSRISLTLPAINSAQEIWMVVAGEDKAGAVGLALAGANPIQVPASGPSGRSRTLWLIDENAASRVPQQLIRKDPAGA; encoded by the coding sequence GTGAGCGCTAACCCCAGAGTAAGCATCCATCCCGACTCCGCTGTCCTTATGGCCGCGATCGCCGCACGACTGATCACCAAGCTGGTGGACGTACAAGACAAGCACGGTGAAGCCACAGTGGTCCTCACCGGCGGCACCGTGGGCATCGGCACCTTGAAAGCGGTTGCCGACTCCCCTGCTGCGCCCGCGGTCGACTGGTCCCGGGTGAACTTCTGGTGGGGTGACGAGCGTTTCGTTGGCAAGGACAGTCAAGACCGCAACACAGTGCAGGCCCGAGAAGCGTTGCTTTCCAGCCTGCCTGTAGATCCCGCCCGGGTGCACGAACCCGGTTCATCGGACGAGTTCGCCACGGCAGAGGACGCCGCGGTGGACTACGCGGCCCGGCTCAAGGCCGCCGCGGAAGCAGAACACGCCGCGGATACTTCGGACAATCGTCCGGAGGAAGCCGGAGAGTTGCCCCGCTTCGATGTCCTTCTCCTAGGCATCGGTCCGGATGCGCACATTGCCTCGCTCTTCCCTGAACAGGCGGGGATCCGCGTGCAGGATCGCACCGTGGTGGGGGTCGAGAACTCCCCCAAGCCACCGCCTTCGAGGATTTCCCTGACCCTCCCCGCCATCAATTCGGCCCAGGAGATCTGGATGGTTGTGGCGGGCGAGGACAAGGCCGGGGCCGTGGGGCTGGCCCTCGCCGGGGCCAATCCGATCCAGGTTCCTGCCTCCGGCCCTAGCGGCCGATCCAGGACCCTGTGGCTCATTGATGAAAATGCGGCCTCACGGGTCCCCCAGCAGCTCATCCGTAAGGATCCTGCGGGCGCGTAG